The region CATGGTAACAATTGGTCCGACAAAGGTAAAACCACGTCTTTTAAGATCTTTTACAATGTTTTGAATGAATGATTGGTTATTTGCAAGTTGATCTTCAAGTGCGCCATCAACTAATTTAGGTTGGTTATCGGTAAAGCTCCATAGGTACTTGGAAAATGACCCAAATTCTGATTGAACTTTGAGGACAGCCCGAGCATCAATAATAACAGCTTTTATTTTACGATTATTGTGAATCATATCAGGGTTGTTCATAGGAATAGAAAGATCTTCAGGATTTAGTGCTGCAACTTTTTTAATATCAAAGTTAAAGAAAACTTGGCGAAATACAGGTAATTTGCTAGCCGAAGCCTTCCAACTGAGACCTGCTTGAAAAATGCCAACAGTTAATAACTCAAATAATTCTGTATCGTTATGGGTTGGATGCCCAAAACGCTTGTGATATTCTTGCACGCCATCTGATTCGACCATGTGACTTCTCCTTTTGTTATAAATAAAAAATCAACCACTACATGGGTTGATTAAATAGTTACTGGATTATTTACTAATGATTTAGCGTATAAATTCTTTAATGCGCCTCAAATCATCATCTGTAGGTGTATACGAATTGTTTTTAATGCGATGAATCTTCTCTACTGATAAATGTGTGCCAAATGCCACATCAGCATCTGTCAAATCATTTTCGCGTTGATATTTAATGATTTCTTCTGCCAAATTTGTTACATCATCCATAAACTTAACCCTCCGTTTACTTGTTACTTAGAATCCTACCATAAGTGAGAGGGTGCAACAAGCCGTTTAGTTCCTAAGCATTAACGGAAAATGGTAATTATGAAGTTTTAGGTCTTGGTTACCATTTGGAGTTAAGCGAAAGAAAACTGGATCGTTAAGCTTGTCTCAACTACAAACAGAAGATTAACACAACTAAATGCTAATCTCCATTGAAAATGGTATTGCGTACAATAGTATACCCAACTTTTCTAATAGCTTCTAAGTTGCGACCGCCGGAATATGAAATTGATGATTGTAAGTCTTCTTTCATTTCACTAAGTGTGTCAAGGATACTATTTTTTGCTGGGACCCAAAGCTTTTTGCCCTCGACGTTTTTATGAATACCTTTTTGATACTCTGAGGCGCTCCCAAAGTATTCTTTAAATGTTTTTCCGTCCTCAACTTTAGTCTTACCAGGAGATTCAATGTGGCCGGCCATTAAAGATCCAATCATTACCATACTGGCACCAAAGCGGATTGATTTAGCTATATCACCATTTGTTCGGATTCCACCATCGGCAATGATGGGTTTACGAGCCGCAGAAGCGCATGCCTTAATAGCAGAAAGTTGCCAGCCACCAGTACCAAATCCTGTTTTAACCTTGGTGATGCAGGCTCTACCGGGACCGATTCCAACTTTGGTAGCATCTGCACCGGCTTCTTCGAGGTCAATTACGGCTTGCGGAGTGCCAACGTTACCAGCAATCACGAAACTTGCTGGAAGGTGCTTTTTTAGATATTTAATCATATTAATAACGGATAGAGAATGACCATGCGCTATATCGATGGTGATGTAATCAGGAGTGAGGCGTTTTTCTACGAGAGAATCAA is a window of Pediococcus claussenii ATCC BAA-344 DNA encoding:
- a CDS encoding DNA-3-methyladenine glycosylase I translates to MVESDGVQEYHKRFGHPTHNDTELFELLTVGIFQAGLSWKASASKLPVFRQVFFNFDIKKVAALNPEDLSIPMNNPDMIHNNRKIKAVIIDARAVLKVQSEFGSFSKYLWSFTDNQPKLVDGALEDQLANNQSFIQNIVKDLKRRGFTFVGPIVTMMFLRAAGIVQSVN
- a CDS encoding GMP reductase, coding for MESFDYEDIQLIPEMCVVNSRSECDTTVKFGNRTFKIPVIPANMQTVINEKIATLLAKNGYFYVMHRFNPESRIDFIKEMKKAELFSSISVGVKADEYRFIDSLVEKRLTPDYITIDIAHGHSLSVINMIKYLKKHLPASFVIAGNVGTPQAVIDLEEAGADATKVGIGPGRACITKVKTGFGTGGWQLSAIKACASAARKPIIADGGIRTNGDIAKSIRFGASMVMIGSLMAGHIESPGKTKVEDGKTFKEYFGSASEYQKGIHKNVEGKKLWVPAKNSILDTLSEMKEDLQSSISYSGGRNLEAIRKVGYTIVRNTIFNGD
- a CDS encoding LBP_cg2779 family protein, translated to MDDVTNLAEEIIKYQRENDLTDADVAFGTHLSVEKIHRIKNNSYTPTDDDLRRIKEFIR